AGCAGGCGGCTGGACGATTTATCCGCCATTGTCTGTACAAATGGGCATGGGCATGGATATGGCCATCTTTGCGCTCCACATAATGGGTGCTTCCTCCATCATGGGCTCAATCAACATCATCACCACCATTCTCAACCTTCGGGCGCCGGGAATGACCCTGATGAAAATGCCCTTGTTCGTCTGGACCTGGCTGATCACCGCCTATCTGCTGGTCATGGTGATGCCGGTACTGGCCGGAGCGGTGACCATGCTGCTGACGGACCGCAATTTTGGTACCAACTTCTTTAATGCGGCTGGCGGCGGCGACCCGGTGATGTTCCAGCACATATTCTGGTTCTTCGGTCACCCGGAAGTCTACATCATGATCCTGCCGGCATTTGGCATTGTGTCGGAAATTATCCCCACGTTTGCCCGCAAACCATTGTTTGGATATTCGTCAATGGTTTACGCTACCGCGTCCATCGCAATTCTGTCCTGTATTGTCTGGGCACATCACATGTTCACCGCGGGCATGCCAGTGACTGGCCAGCTATTTTTCATGTACGCCACCATGTTGATTGCGGTGCCGACCGGCGTGAAGGTGTTCAACTGGACTGCAACCATGTGGCGCGGTTCCATGACCTTTGAGACCCCTATGCTGTTTGCCATCGGTTTCATCTTCCTGTTTACCCTCGGCGGCTTCAGCGGGGTGATATGCGCGATCGTGCCGATCGATATTCAGGTACAGGACACCTACTATGTAATCGCTCATTTTCACTATGTGCTGGTATCGGGCGCCCTGTTCTCGATCTTCGGTGGGGTTTACTACTGGATACCGAAATGGACCGGGCACATGTATGACGAGACCCTGGGCAAGTGGCATTTCTGGTTGTCGATGTTCTTCTTCAACCTCACCTTCTTTGTCCAGCACTTCCTGGGCCTGGCAGGTATGCCGCGCCGAATTCCCGACTATGCGTTGCAATTTGCCGATTTCAATATGATTTCCAGTATCGGCGCCTTCGGCTTCGGGTTTACTCAGCTCCTGTTCCTCTACGTTGTTTTGAAGTGCATCCGCGGCGGCGCGAAAGCACCAGCCAAGCCGTGGGAAGGAGCCAAAACGCTCGAATGGACACTGCCGTCGCCCGCTCCGTATCACAGCTTTACAACCCCTCCAATTGTTAAGTAGCAAGGGTTGATAATGTCCAACGACACAGAAAGAAGGCGCAGAGCGATCAAAACCGCCCTCTTTCTGTTCGCGATCGTGACGGCAATATTTGTGGGTGTTCTCGTAAAGAACTGGAAATGAATACAGTTCACGCCAACTCGGTAATACTAAAGAAGCTATTGATTTTTACCTTAGTGATGTTTGGCTTTGGTTTTGCGTTGGTGCCGTTTTACGAAAAGATCTGTGAAGTAACGGGTATCAATAATTTATTGCAGGCAGATACGTTAACGGAAGAAGTCAAGGTTGATACTGCCCGCTGGGTAACGGTGGACCTGGACGCAAATACCCGCGGATTACCCTGGGACTTCAAGCCGCTTCAACGCAACATACGCGTGCATCCAGGCGAACTGGTTGAGGTTATGTACGAGGTAAAGAATAACTCGAACCGCGAGATCAACGGTCAGGCGATACCCAGCTACAGTCCGCAATTGCTTGCCAAGCATCTGAAAAAGCTGGAATGTTTTTGTTTCAGCAAACAGGTATTAAAGCCAAATGAGACGAGGCAGATGCCGGTTCAATTCATGATTGAACCGACCCTGCCCGCTGATTTCAATACAGTGACCATTTCGTACACATTTTTTGAACTTGGGAGTGATCGAGCCGCAAGTGATGGGTAACCGAGCAAGTCAACGTTGAAAGACGACGAGGAAAAACCGCCCAAAGCAACATTTTTTCAAGCAATGAAGGCAGTCTCTTGGGCTTTTTTTGGAGTCCGGAAACAGAGCGATCACGACCGCGACGCAGCGACGCTGACAATGGGACAGGTAATAATCGCGGGAATAATCGGTGCGGCCCTGTTTGTTCTAGCTGTGTTTTTGCTCGTTAAGTTTGTAACACGTTAAAGATTATTTAAATCATTCGCAGGAGAAATAGCATGAGCCAAGAAGGGGGTCACTATTACGTTCCAGCGCCGTCACCCTGGCCTATCACAGGGTCGATTGCGCTGTTGTTTATGGGTTTCGGTGCGGCATTTTCGGTTAACAAACTTCCGCTGGGATACGGATTGCTGGCGATAGGATTCGCCATACTCATCTACATGATGTTCGGCTGGTTTGGCGTTGTAGCTCGCGAAAGTGAGGGAGGGGTGTATAACCAGCAGGTGGACAAGTCTTTCCGCTGGGGGATGAGTTGGTTCATCTTTTCCGAGGTCATGTTCTTTGCCGCCTTCTTCGGCGCCCTGTTTTACATGCGCGTGTATTCGATTCCCTGGTTATCCGATCTGGAGCATAAAATCCTCTGGCCGGACTTCACCGGCGATTGGCCCACGGCCGGTCCGGGCATCAGCGAGAAGTTCATGCCGATGGGCCCCTGGGGACTTCCGGCAATCAATACCCTCATACTGCTGACATCTGGCGTAACTGTCACTTGGGCGCACTGGGCAT
The window above is part of the Nitrosospira sp. Is2 genome. Proteins encoded here:
- a CDS encoding cytochrome c oxidase subunit 3, with translation MSQEGGHYYVPAPSPWPITGSIALLFMGFGAAFSVNKLPLGYGLLAIGFAILIYMMFGWFGVVARESEGGVYNQQVDKSFRWGMSWFIFSEVMFFAAFFGALFYMRVYSIPWLSDLEHKILWPDFTGDWPTAGPGISEKFMPMGPWGLPAINTLILLTSGVTVTWAHWALKLNKRGQLKLGLFLTFALGFLFVGLQAYEYGHAYSDLNLKLTTGAYGASFYMLTGFHGFHVTLGSIMLLVIWCRVMAGHFTPENHFGFEGVAWYWHFVDVVWLGLFIFVYWLI
- the ctaD gene encoding cytochrome c oxidase subunit I — encoded protein: MAAVDHDIGHHDDHDHHPTGLMRWVGATNHKDIGTMYLWFSFIMFLSGGVMALTIRAELFQPGLQIVQPEFFNQLTTMHGLVMVFGAIMPAFVGFANWQVPMMVGAPDMAFARMNNWSFWLLPPAALLLMSSFFVPGGAPAGGWTIYPPLSVQMGMGMDMAIFALHIMGASSIMGSINIITTILNLRAPGMTLMKMPLFVWTWLITAYLLVMVMPVLAGAVTMLLTDRNFGTNFFNAAGGGDPVMFQHIFWFFGHPEVYIMILPAFGIVSEIIPTFARKPLFGYSSMVYATASIAILSCIVWAHHMFTAGMPVTGQLFFMYATMLIAVPTGVKVFNWTATMWRGSMTFETPMLFAIGFIFLFTLGGFSGVICAIVPIDIQVQDTYYVIAHFHYVLVSGALFSIFGGVYYWIPKWTGHMYDETLGKWHFWLSMFFFNLTFFVQHFLGLAGMPRRIPDYALQFADFNMISSIGAFGFGFTQLLFLYVVLKCIRGGAKAPAKPWEGAKTLEWTLPSPAPYHSFTTPPIVK
- a CDS encoding cytochrome c oxidase assembly protein, giving the protein MNTVHANSVILKKLLIFTLVMFGFGFALVPFYEKICEVTGINNLLQADTLTEEVKVDTARWVTVDLDANTRGLPWDFKPLQRNIRVHPGELVEVMYEVKNNSNREINGQAIPSYSPQLLAKHLKKLECFCFSKQVLKPNETRQMPVQFMIEPTLPADFNTVTISYTFFELGSDRAASDG
- a CDS encoding DUF2970 domain-containing protein is translated as MKAVSWAFFGVRKQSDHDRDAATLTMGQVIIAGIIGAALFVLAVFLLVKFVTR